The region GTCTTCACAGGCATCATCATACTTTTTCCGATACTGAAGCTGATCATCATGACAGTAATAAAGGATTTTGGTGGAGTCACATGGGATGGATGTTTGAAGATGTACCTGCCATGAAAGCCGTTCCAAGACTTTCTGGAGATTTAATCAAAGATCCTTACTATCGCTTCTTAAATAAAAATTTTTTACTTTTGCAACTACCCTTAGGCGCGACGCTTTATTTAATTGGCCAATCAGCTGGTATTGGAGGATGGGCAATGGTCTTATGGGGAATTCCTCTAAGACTGGTTTTTGTTTATCACATAACTTGGCTAGTTAATTCAGCAACTCATTGTTGGGGTTCTATTGCATATGAGAGTGGAGATAATTCCAAAAATAATAAATGGGTGGCAGCGCTTACATTTGGAGAAGGGTGGCACAATAATCATCATGCTTTTCCTAATTCAGCGAAGCACGGCCTTCAAAGAAATCAAATAGATCTAACCTGGCAACACATACGATTTTTGAAAGCAATTGGGTTAGCGAAAAAAATTAGACTCCCTATCGCGTCGTAATATTACTAACAACAATTAAATAGCATTAATTCATTTTCGATCCATGCCTAAGCGAGTTCAAGTTGTTCTAAACGAAGACATAAAAAGTCTTGGCAATGATGGTGACCTTGTTGAGGTTGCTCCTGGCTTTGCCAGAAACTTTTTATTACCCAACAAAAAAGCATTACCGGTTACTCCAACTGTTTTAAAACAAGTTGAACACAGAAGAGCAAAACAAGCAGAAAAAGAGGCAGCTAAAAAACAAGAAGCTATTGATTTCCAAACAGCTCTAACAACAATTGGAAGATTTACGGTCAAAAAACAAGTAGGAGAAGACGGAGTCTTATTTGGAACAGTAACTAATGGAGATGTAGCAGAAGTGATAAAAGAAGCTACTAAAAAGGACATAGATCGTAGAGACATATCGGTTCCTGAGATACATGGTGTGGGGAAATATAAAGTGCAAATCAAACTTCACAACGAAGTAAATGCTGAGATAAACCTTGAAGTTACAAGTTACTAATAGTTGCATCTTGGCCCGAACAAGCCAAAGTAGGTGTCCTTGTCCAACAAGCAATAAATGATAATCACCCCCTCTTCAAATAACGGGGATTTTTCAAAACAAGGTAGAGATTTTGGAGCTTTTAATAATTCCAAAATTGAAAAGCCTCGTTTTGAAGCTCAACCTGACCAAATACCACCACAAAATTTGGAAGCAGAAGAATCTGTTCTGGGTGGAATTTTATTGGATCCTGATGCGATAGGACGAATAGCTGATTTGCTACAAGTTGAAGCTTTTTACATTTCTGCTCATCGAGAAATATATAGAACAGCATTAATGCTTCATAGCCAAGGCAAACCTACAGATTTAACAGCAATGAGCGCTTGGCTTGCCGATACAAATTCTTTAGAAAAAGTGGGAGGAAACAACCGATTAGTTGAACTGGTTGAGAGGGTTACATCTACAGCTTCAATCGAACAAGTTGCTAAATTAATTAGCGATAAATTTTTGCGCAGGCAATTAATTAAATCTGGAAATGATGTGATCAAATTAGGCTTTGATCAAAGCCTTCCAATGGAAGAAGCCATTGATCAAGCTGAACAAAAGATCTTTGCTATTAGCCAAGAGCAACCATCCAAAGGTTTAACGCCTACTGCAGAAATTCTGACAAAGACTTTCAATGAAATAGAAAGTAGATCACTTGGTACATCAGTGGCAGGCATACCAGTTAATTTTTACGATCTGGATGCAATGACACAAGGACTTCAGAGGAGCGATCTAATCATTGTTGCAGGAAGACCAGCAATGGGAAAAACTTCAATT is a window of Prochlorococcus marinus str. MIT 0917 DNA encoding:
- a CDS encoding acyl-CoA desaturase, yielding MVSSLIEASAPLKKPVAADKAMAASKKLQGHVPRRIHNQRARRRWGTVIFMLTIHALTIFTLQAKFWSWLAFSGFIFLYWVTACLGVTTGYHRLLSHRSFQVPKWLERFFATCGALSCQHGPIDWVGLHRHHHTFSDTEADHHDSNKGFWWSHMGWMFEDVPAMKAVPRLSGDLIKDPYYRFLNKNFLLLQLPLGATLYLIGQSAGIGGWAMVLWGIPLRLVFVYHITWLVNSATHCWGSIAYESGDNSKNNKWVAALTFGEGWHNNHHAFPNSAKHGLQRNQIDLTWQHIRFLKAIGLAKKIRLPIAS
- the rplI gene encoding 50S ribosomal protein L9, which codes for MPKRVQVVLNEDIKSLGNDGDLVEVAPGFARNFLLPNKKALPVTPTVLKQVEHRRAKQAEKEAAKKQEAIDFQTALTTIGRFTVKKQVGEDGVLFGTVTNGDVAEVIKEATKKDIDRRDISVPEIHGVGKYKVQIKLHNEVNAEINLEVTSY
- the dnaB gene encoding replicative DNA helicase, translating into MIITPSSNNGDFSKQGRDFGAFNNSKIEKPRFEAQPDQIPPQNLEAEESVLGGILLDPDAIGRIADLLQVEAFYISAHREIYRTALMLHSQGKPTDLTAMSAWLADTNSLEKVGGNNRLVELVERVTSTASIEQVAKLISDKFLRRQLIKSGNDVIKLGFDQSLPMEEAIDQAEQKIFAISQEQPSKGLTPTAEILTKTFNEIESRSLGTSVAGIPVNFYDLDAMTQGLQRSDLIIVAGRPAMGKTSIVLNLAKNVAQLHDLPVCVFSLEMSKEQLTYRLLSSEVGIESSRLRTGRLQQDEWPLLGQGINTLGQLPIFIDDKPNSSVLEMRSLCRRLIAEQGKELGLIVIDYLQLMEGTSPDNRVQEISRITRGLKGMARELKVPVIALSQLSRGVESRTNKRPMLSDLRESGSIEQDADLVLMIYRDEYYNPETTDRGITEVIVTKHRNGPVGTVKLLFEPQFTRFRNLAA